A genomic stretch from Sceloporus undulatus isolate JIND9_A2432 ecotype Alabama chromosome 5, SceUnd_v1.1, whole genome shotgun sequence includes:
- the LOC121932244 gene encoding alcohol dehydrogenase 1B isoform X1 yields MSTAGKIIKCKAAIVWEPKKPFSIVEIEVAPPKAHEVRIKILASGICRSDDHVLTGAIHVNFPIILGHEAAGVVESIGEGVTSVKPGDKVIPLFLPQCGKCSPCIHPKGNCCKKADFGVPTGLMYDGTSRFTYKGQPIYKFIGTGTFTEYTVVHEDSVAKIDAAAPPEKVCLIGCGFSTGYGAAINSAKVEPGSTCAVFGLGGVGLSAVMGCKAAGASRIIGVDINKDKFPKAKELGATECVNPLDFKKPINEVLFDMTNGDGVDYSLEVIGRTDTMTAAMASCNMNYGTSVIVGVPPEVSEITFSPSLIFTGRTWKGSIFGGWKSKDSVPRLVSDFMQKKFTLDPLITHTMPLDKINEGFELLRAGKSIRSVLVF; encoded by the exons ATGAGCACTGCAGGGAAA ATCATCAAGTGCAAAGCAGCTATAGTCTGGGAACCTAAGAAACCATTTAGCATTGTGGAAATAGAAGTGGCTCCACCAAAAGCACATGAAGTTCGCATTAAG ATACTGGCTTCAGGAATCTGTCGTTCAGACGACCATGTACTGACTGGTGCAATACACGTGAACTTTCCTATTATTCTTGGTCACGAAGCAGCTGGTGTCGTGGAGAGTATTGGGGAAGGAGTTACTAGTGTGAAGCCAG GAGACAAAGTCATTCCACTCTTTCTCCCTCAATGTGGAAAATGCAGTCCTTGCATACATCCCAAAGGCAATTGCTGCAAAAAAGCTGA CTTTGGAGTACCTACTGGACTGATGTACGATGGCACCAGCAGGTTCACTTACAAAGGACAACCAATCTACAAGTTTATTGGCACTGGCACTTTTACCGAATACACTGTAGTCCATGAAGATTCTGTGGCCAAAATtgatgctgctgctcctcctgagAAAGTGTGTCTGATTGGCTGTGGATTTTCCACTGGCTATGGTGCTGCCATTAATTCTGCAAAG GTGGAGCCTGGCTCTACCTGTGCCGTTTTTGGACTGGGAGGAGTTGGCCTTTCAGCAGTGATGGGTTGTAAGGCAGCTGGAGCCTCCCGAATTATCGGGGTTGACATCAACAAGGATAAATTTCCCAAAGCTAAAGAACTGGGAGCCACCGAGTGTGTCAACCCCCTGGATTTCAAGAAGCCCATCAATGAAGTGCTGTTTGATATGACTAATGGGGATGGTGTTGATTATTCGCTTGAAGTGATTGGGCGTACTGACACTATG ACTGCCGCAATGGCTTCATGCAACATGAACTATGGCACAAGTGTGATTGTGGGAGTGCCTCCTGAAGTGTCAGAGATTACTTTCTCCCCTTCACTTATCTTCACTGGCCGCACTTGGAAAGGATCTATATTTGGAG GCTGGAAAAGCAAAGATTCAGTCCCAAGACTGGTTTCCGATTTCATGCAGAAAAAGTTTACTTTAGATCCACTCATTACCCACACCATGCCCTTGGACAAAATCAATGAAGGGTTTGAACTGCTCCGGGCAGGGAAAAG TATTCGTAGTGTtctggtgttttaa
- the LOC121932244 gene encoding alcohol dehydrogenase 1B isoform X2 encodes MIIKCKAAIVWEPKKPFSIVEIEVAPPKAHEVRIKILASGICRSDDHVLTGAIHVNFPIILGHEAAGVVESIGEGVTSVKPGDKVIPLFLPQCGKCSPCIHPKGNCCKKADFGVPTGLMYDGTSRFTYKGQPIYKFIGTGTFTEYTVVHEDSVAKIDAAAPPEKVCLIGCGFSTGYGAAINSAKVEPGSTCAVFGLGGVGLSAVMGCKAAGASRIIGVDINKDKFPKAKELGATECVNPLDFKKPINEVLFDMTNGDGVDYSLEVIGRTDTMTAAMASCNMNYGTSVIVGVPPEVSEITFSPSLIFTGRTWKGSIFGGWKSKDSVPRLVSDFMQKKFTLDPLITHTMPLDKINEGFELLRAGKSIRSVLVF; translated from the exons atg ATCATCAAGTGCAAAGCAGCTATAGTCTGGGAACCTAAGAAACCATTTAGCATTGTGGAAATAGAAGTGGCTCCACCAAAAGCACATGAAGTTCGCATTAAG ATACTGGCTTCAGGAATCTGTCGTTCAGACGACCATGTACTGACTGGTGCAATACACGTGAACTTTCCTATTATTCTTGGTCACGAAGCAGCTGGTGTCGTGGAGAGTATTGGGGAAGGAGTTACTAGTGTGAAGCCAG GAGACAAAGTCATTCCACTCTTTCTCCCTCAATGTGGAAAATGCAGTCCTTGCATACATCCCAAAGGCAATTGCTGCAAAAAAGCTGA CTTTGGAGTACCTACTGGACTGATGTACGATGGCACCAGCAGGTTCACTTACAAAGGACAACCAATCTACAAGTTTATTGGCACTGGCACTTTTACCGAATACACTGTAGTCCATGAAGATTCTGTGGCCAAAATtgatgctgctgctcctcctgagAAAGTGTGTCTGATTGGCTGTGGATTTTCCACTGGCTATGGTGCTGCCATTAATTCTGCAAAG GTGGAGCCTGGCTCTACCTGTGCCGTTTTTGGACTGGGAGGAGTTGGCCTTTCAGCAGTGATGGGTTGTAAGGCAGCTGGAGCCTCCCGAATTATCGGGGTTGACATCAACAAGGATAAATTTCCCAAAGCTAAAGAACTGGGAGCCACCGAGTGTGTCAACCCCCTGGATTTCAAGAAGCCCATCAATGAAGTGCTGTTTGATATGACTAATGGGGATGGTGTTGATTATTCGCTTGAAGTGATTGGGCGTACTGACACTATG ACTGCCGCAATGGCTTCATGCAACATGAACTATGGCACAAGTGTGATTGTGGGAGTGCCTCCTGAAGTGTCAGAGATTACTTTCTCCCCTTCACTTATCTTCACTGGCCGCACTTGGAAAGGATCTATATTTGGAG GCTGGAAAAGCAAAGATTCAGTCCCAAGACTGGTTTCCGATTTCATGCAGAAAAAGTTTACTTTAGATCCACTCATTACCCACACCATGCCCTTGGACAAAATCAATGAAGGGTTTGAACTGCTCCGGGCAGGGAAAAG TATTCGTAGTGTtctggtgttttaa
- the LOC121932235 gene encoding alcohol dehydrogenase 1B-like, translating to MSTAGKIIKCKAAVVWEPKKPFSIVEIEVAPPKAHEVRIKILASGICRSDDHILSGAITVKFPIILGHEAAGVVESVGEGVTSVKPGDKVIPLFLPQCGKCSPCIHPKGNLCKMHDLGIAAGVMSDGTSRFTYKGNPVHNFASTSTFTEYTVVHESSVAKIDAAAPPEKVCLIGCGFSTGYGAAINSAKVEPGSTCAIFGLGGVGLSAVMGCKAAGASRIIGVDINKDKFPKAKELGATECVNPLDFKKPINEVLFDMTDGEGVDYSLEVIGRTDTMTAAMTSCNMNYGTSVIVGVPPTASEITFSPSLIFTGRTWKGSIFGGWKSKDSVPRLVSDFMQKKFTLDPLITHTMPLDKINEGFELLHTGKSIRCVLVF from the exons ATGAGTACTGCAGGGAAA ATCATCAAGTGCAAAGCAGCTGTAGTCTGGGAACCTAAAAAGCCATTTAGCATTGTGGAAATTGAAGTGGCTCCACCAAAAGCACACGAAGTTCGTATTAAG ATCTTGGCTTCTGGAATCTGTCGTTCAGATGACCATATACTGAGTGGTGCAATAACAGTGAAGTTCCCCATTATTCTTGGACATGAAGCAGCTGGTGTCGTGGAGAGTGTTGGGGAAGGAGTTACTAGTGTGAAGCCAG GAGACAAAGTCATTCCACTCTTTCTCCCACAGTGTGGGAAATGCAGTCCTTGCATTCATCCCAAAGGCAATCTGTGCAAGATGCATGA CCTTGGAATAGCTGCTGGAGTAATGTCTGATGGTACAAGCAGGTTCACTTATAAAGGGAATCCAGTTCACAATTTTGCAAGCACCAGCACCTTCACTGAATACACCGTAGTGCACGAGTCTTCAGTGGCCAAAATTGATGCTGCAGCTCCTCCTGAGAAAGTGTGTCTGATTGGCTGTGGATTTTCCACTGGCTATGGTGCTGCCATAAATTCTGCAAAG GTGGAGCCTGGCTCTACCTGTGCCATTTTTGGACTGGGAGGAGTTGGCCTTTCAGCAGTGATGGGTTGTAAAGCAGCTGGAGCCTCCCGAATTATCGGGGTTGACATCAACAAGGATAAATTTCCCAAAGCTAAAGAACTGGGAGCCACCGAGTGTGTCAACCCTCTGGATTTCAAGAAGCCCATCAATGAAGTGCTGTTTGACATGACTGATGGAGAAGGTGTTGACTATTCACTTGAAGTGATTGGGCGCACTGACACTATG ACTGCCGCAATGACTTCGTGCAACATGAACTATGGCACAAGTGTGATTGTAGGAGTGCCTCCTACAGCATCTGAGATTACTTTCTCCCCTTCACTTATCTTCACTGGCCGCACTTGGAAAGGATCTATATTTGGAG GCTGGAAAAGTAAAGATTCAGTCCCTAGACTGGTTTCAGATTTCATGCAGAAAAAGTTTACTTTGGATCCACTCATTACTCACACCATGCCCTTGGACAAAATCAATGAAGGCTTTGAACTTCTCCACACAGGGAAAAg tattCGCTGTGTTCTGGTGTTTTGA